GTTTTATTAGTCGATGATATCCAAATCATGGGTGGAGCTACTAAAACACAGATGGAATTCTTCAAACTTTTTGATTATCTATATCAACAAAATAAACAAATTGTCATCACAAGTGATAAACCAGCATCTGATTTAAAAAATATTATGTCACGTTTAACTTCTAGATTTGAAGTTGGACTTACTGTTGATATTCAAGTTCCTGATTTAGAACATAGAATAGAGATTTTAAAACGTAAATTAGCTACTGAATCATCTGATATTCATGATATTCCAAATGAAGTTTTAGAGTTTATCGCATCCTCTTTTGTAACCAACATTAGAGAGCTTGAAGGTGCTTTAAAACGTGTCTTATTTTATTGTCTTGCAAACAACTTAGAACTAACAGTAGAATCCGTTAATGAAGCGCTAGAACCGTTATTAAAAACAAAACGAAAAAGTGATTCTTTAAATGAAAATAATTATGATAAAATTCAAAGTGTAGTTAGTGATTTCTACGGTATAACGATTGATGATTTAATTGGTAAAAAAAGACATTCTAAATATATATTACCTAGACATATTTCAATGTATATTATTAAATCAAAATATAATATCCCTTATAAAACCATTGGATCTTTGTTTGGTGGAAGAGATCATTCAACTGTTTTAGCAGCTTGTGAAAAAATCGAAAATGAAATAAAACAAAACTTAAGTTTAAAAATTGCTATCGATACAATCAACAAAAAAATTGATCATTTTACACAAAAATAATTGTGGTTAATTTGTTGATAATATGGTATAATAATAGCAGTGTTAAGCCTATTATTAGAGTTATCCACTTATCCACCGCTACCAATAACAATATTTAAAGATTAAATAATAAAAATAAAGGAGCTCCCGCTTATGATTTTCAGTATTGATAGAGATGTTTTATTAAGTCAGTTACTCACTGTACAAAAAGGATTACCTTCAAAAACTCCATTACCAATTTTATATGCAATAAAATTTGAAGTAAACGAAGATCATCTAATTTTAACATCAAGTAACACTGATGTTGCAATTCAAGTATTGATTGATGTTTCATCAATTTCAATTCAAAAAACAGGCAAGGTTGCTATACCTGGTCGTTATTTAATTGAAATCATGAGAAAAATCACATCTAAACGTGTTGAGTTTGCTTTAATTGAAGATCATTTAATCGTTATTAAAGCTGATCGCTCTGAATTTAAATTAAGATTAATGGATGTTGAAGATTATCCAGAAGTTGATTTTCTTGATTTAGATGATCCAATTGTTTTAGACAGTCAAGTTTTTAAAAACATTATTAAAGAAACTAACTTTGCAACCGCACAAAGCGAAAAAAGACCTATATTAACAGGGGTTAATTTTAAATATAAAGATAATTATTTATATTGTGTTGCTACAGATAGTTATCGTTTAAGTCAAAAAAACGTTAAATTAAGAACACATTCAAAAGAATTTGATATTGTTATTCCAAATAAATCACTAGATGAATTAAGTAAAATACTTGATGGTTCAACTGATGATGTAGAATTATATATCAATCCAAATAAAGTTTTATTTAAAATGAAAAACACTTTATTTCAAACAAGATTACTTGAAGGAAATTATCCAGATACAATGAGAATTATACC
The sequence above is drawn from the Mariniplasma anaerobium genome and encodes:
- the dnaA gene encoding chromosomal replication initiator protein DnaA — translated: MNEYDQLWQQILNDLAVVFSEELYIDVFEPLKKTHKYANGQIFVLVPNEFIKNRINRFYINKINELAEKHYKKVIRFKFVTEAELVPEETLISPERNLSIKYRPGNLNRTYTFDNFVVGKSNNFAFRMAMKVADQPGTVANPLYIFGDVGLGKTHLMQSIGNFILDNDIHQKIMYVKADGFIEDFANLLRRERMDDFNQKYRDIDVLLVDDIQIMGGATKTQMEFFKLFDYLYQQNKQIVITSDKPASDLKNIMSRLTSRFEVGLTVDIQVPDLEHRIEILKRKLATESSDIHDIPNEVLEFIASSFVTNIRELEGALKRVLFYCLANNLELTVESVNEALEPLLKTKRKSDSLNENNYDKIQSVVSDFYGITIDDLIGKKRHSKYILPRHISMYIIKSKYNIPYKTIGSLFGGRDHSTVLAACEKIENEIKQNLSLKIAIDTINKKIDHFTQK
- the dnaN gene encoding DNA polymerase III subunit beta, coding for MIFSIDRDVLLSQLLTVQKGLPSKTPLPILYAIKFEVNEDHLILTSSNTDVAIQVLIDVSSISIQKTGKVAIPGRYLIEIMRKITSKRVEFALIEDHLIVIKADRSEFKLRLMDVEDYPEVDFLDLDDPIVLDSQVFKNIIKETNFATAQSEKRPILTGVNFKYKDNYLYCVATDSYRLSQKNVKLRTHSKEFDIVIPNKSLDELSKILDGSTDDVELYINPNKVLFKMKNTLFQTRLLEGNYPDTMRIIPTEFPVAIPFNKEELLQAVERVSLLSPRDRETNYNIIKLNLREDHIVEMSSTNSEVGDALEEIIPSSDVIGPVIKIAFSSRYLVDALKSFSSNEILIQFAGEVKPFVIKGNLDQELLHLILPVRID